The genomic segment AATTCAGTATAAGGTGAAGAATAAGTTAGTTTCTCGAGACTTTAAAATTCCATTTTGGTCTTATCTCGAGAAGGTGGACGAAGTTTATACCGCACCAGAATCTGGTTTTAAGGATCGAGATGATTATTATGCCAGTTGTTCGACCTACGATCGTTTACAGAAGATCCAAACGCCCACGGTCATTATCACTTCCAAAGATGATCCCTTTATTCCTTGGCAGCCCTACTTAGGGGCTTTGCGAAATCCCCATGTGCATCTTCAGATCGAGGACGTTGGTGGGCACTTGGGTTATCTCTCCGAGAAAATCTATAGGAACAAATCCCGCCGCTGGTTAGATTACGCGTTAGAAGAGATCTTTAATAAGTTCTCCGCTCAATTGGCAAACCACTAATCGTTTTCTTTCTTCGCCACAGTTACAGTTAACTGATGGGCCGATTCTTTGCCGAGGTATCGCTGAATGAGATGGTGACCTAAATAGATCATCGGCGTCGCGGCGATAGCTATGGCTAGCTTATAGGTGTAATTTGAAGACGCTGTCTTTAAAAAGTCTTCGAAACTCATCAGACCCGGCAGCCAAAATGCGATACTCATAATGACGAAGGTATCGATGAGCTGGGAGACGGCCGTCGAACCCGTTGCTCGAAGCCAGATCTTTCGGCCCTGAGTGAGATTTCGAAAAAACCAAAACATGGCAACATCGACCAATTGGCTACAGATAAAAGCGACAATACTTCCGATGATGATTAAAAGAGACGGACCGAAAACGGCCGCGTAAGCCTCATCTTTGACCGGTGAAAAAGAAACTGCCGGAATCTGCATTCCCGCAAATAGCACCGCGAAGGCATAGATAATTAAACCCACGGTAATAAACGTGAGTTTCTTAACGCCTTCTTTTCCATAGTATTCGTTAATTAAATCCGTCGTTAAAAATACAATGGGCCAGGGGAGAACTCCAAGACTCATCGTGAACGGTCCGACCGAAAAAAGTTTACCACCAATAAATTCACCGAGGAGTGCGTTCGTTATAAATATTCCGGCTAGTACGATAAATACGAAGTCTTTTCGAGAATGAATGTTCATAATGTCTGAGGCTATCTGGATTTTTATCCAAAGACACGTGATAACATGAGGTCCGTTGAGCCCCAGGCAAAAGGTCTAGTTATTTTCCATATTCCAATTATGGAACAATGGGGTACGCCATATATAGCTGAAATAATTAGCTATTTAGAATTAATTATGATTGATCATAAATTTAATGAATTTGAAATTAAATTCAAATAATCTGATAAAAGATTCGATAAGTAAATTGAGGTGCTTTGAATGGTAAAAGCCAAAGGTAAAAAAACAGAGACGTCTTCTGATGAAATGAAGACATGTCTTTTGAAGAGCGCTCGCGCGTTTTTCGCAAGGTTGGGCTTTCAAGGTGCCAACCTTAAAGATATTGCGCAGGATGCGGGAGTTGCTAACTCATTAATCAATTATCATTTCGATCACAAAGAAGGACTATTTAAAGCGTGTCTGGAGTCTTTCGCGAAATCCCAGTTTGAAGTTGTGAATCGGTTAATCAGCGTTTCGCCGCAAAGTCGCGAGGAGATGCTGGTCCGTCTCGAACTCTTTGTCGAAGAAATGTTTGTCTCTGCGTTGAAGGATCCGGAAGGTTTCGAGATCGTTCAGAGAGAAATGACGTCTGGGAACAAGATGGTGTTAAAAATTTTCGAGGAGACTTTTTTAGAGGGATTTAAAAGTGTGATCAAATTTTTTAAACATGCTCAAGAGCGAGGCTTAGTCCGCGAAGATCTCGATCCGATGATTCTTTCGTCGGCCCTCTTCACCTTGACCTGCGAGATCGCGCGCAAAGATCGTATCGGCAAACAGTTCTTCAATACAACGCTGAGCGATTCCGAATGGAGAAAAAAAGTTGTGAGTCATATAGTTACATTATTTGCAAACGGAGTGATCAAATGAGAATACTGTCCACCGCAGTTTTTCTATTAGGCAGTGTTTCCGCGCAGGCGGGGGCTCTTACATTAAATCAATATCTGGAAAACATAAAAGTTCAGAGTCCGGCGGCGAGATCTTACATCAGTAATATCGAAGCGCTGAAGGTCAAGATTCGTCAATCTGAGCTTTTAACGACTCCGGAAGGTTATGCTCAATACAATGTTTTTGATGATCGCCGGCCTCAGGTGGCCCCTCAGTTCGCCGCTAGTCGAACAGATGGATACAACTGGCGAGTCGGAGTTCGTCAGAATTCGACCTTCGGATTAAGTGGGAATCTCTATTTTGATTCGAACCGCATCACGCTTTACGGAGTGAGTCCCGCATTTTTTCCACAGAATCCGTATGCGGAAACCCGGGCTTCGTTAGAGTTACGTCAGTCGCTCTTGAGAAATAGTTTTGGAGAGAGTGTTGCTGCCGATCAACAAGCGGCCCGTGATGCCGCTATGGCCGAGCTTTACAATGAGCAATTTAAGTTGAAGAGCTTATTGCTCGAAGCTGAGAACATGTACTGGACGGTGGCCACTTATAATCAAATCATCAAACTGCAAGAAGAGAATGTCGAACGCTCTAAAAAAACCAGTGAGTGGATGAACCGTCGTGCGAATATGCGACTCTTCGATGATGTTGACGCGCTACAGACGAAAACAGCCTACGAATCACGCCTCTTGGAATTGCAAATGTCCTTGGATGAGCGTGCCGAAATGATTCGGAGTTTTAATACCCTTCGTGGTCTTAACTCCGATGAGCCCGTAACATTAGAAGAGATCCCAACGTCGGATTGGATGAAAGACATTCGGAGTGATACCAAAGGAACGAGAGAAGATTTTTCCGCGATGAAGGCGATGGCCACCGCAAAGCGGTCCCAAGCCATTTCCAGTCGATCACAAATTAAACCGGAACTGGATCTGGTAGGAACCGTTTCCACAGGTGGACTCGAAAATAATTTTGGAAACTCCTACAGTGAATTGAGACGTTGGGATCATCCCTCGTGGTTAGTGGGTGTGAGTTTTAAAGTGCCCTTGAATTTCGGACTGACTCAAAAATTAAGTTCTTCTTATCGGTCAGCCATCGTGGCCGCGGATGATCAAGCGGCTCAAGCCAACTTTCAAGAAGAGCGCGTATGGAAAGACCTTCTTGCCAAACGCATCGAGGCTCAGCGCCGTTACGACCGAGCTGTAACCATCGAAAAACTTCAGAGTGATATGGTCAAAAAAGAGAGACAACGGTTAGTTAACGGGCGAACTACGACTTTTCAAGCTTTGGGCTTTGAACAAAATTTAGCCTTATCGCAGATTCAAAGAGTGCGTTCTCAGTTAATGCTCTTGCAGATTCACAACATTATTAAAACATTCGAGGTTCAATAATGAA from the Bdellovibrionales bacterium genome contains:
- a CDS encoding queuosine precursor transporter, translating into MNIHSRKDFVFIVLAGIFITNALLGEFIGGKLFSVGPFTMSLGVLPWPIVFLTTDLINEYYGKEGVKKLTFITVGLIIYAFAVLFAGMQIPAVSFSPVKDEAYAAVFGPSLLIIIGSIVAFICSQLVDVAMFWFFRNLTQGRKIWLRATGSTAVSQLIDTFVIMSIAFWLPGLMSFEDFLKTASSNYTYKLAIAIAATPMIYLGHHLIQRYLGKESAHQLTVTVAKKEND
- a CDS encoding TetR/AcrR family transcriptional regulator, with the translated sequence MVKAKGKKTETSSDEMKTCLLKSARAFFARLGFQGANLKDIAQDAGVANSLINYHFDHKEGLFKACLESFAKSQFEVVNRLISVSPQSREEMLVRLELFVEEMFVSALKDPEGFEIVQREMTSGNKMVLKIFEETFLEGFKSVIKFFKHAQERGLVREDLDPMILSSALFTLTCEIARKDRIGKQFFNTTLSDSEWRKKVVSHIVTLFANGVIK
- a CDS encoding TolC family protein; this encodes MRILSTAVFLLGSVSAQAGALTLNQYLENIKVQSPAARSYISNIEALKVKIRQSELLTTPEGYAQYNVFDDRRPQVAPQFAASRTDGYNWRVGVRQNSTFGLSGNLYFDSNRITLYGVSPAFFPQNPYAETRASLELRQSLLRNSFGESVAADQQAARDAAMAELYNEQFKLKSLLLEAENMYWTVATYNQIIKLQEENVERSKKTSEWMNRRANMRLFDDVDALQTKTAYESRLLELQMSLDERAEMIRSFNTLRGLNSDEPVTLEEIPTSDWMKDIRSDTKGTREDFSAMKAMATAKRSQAISSRSQIKPELDLVGTVSTGGLENNFGNSYSELRRWDHPSWLVGVSFKVPLNFGLTQKLSSSYRSAIVAADDQAAQANFQEERVWKDLLAKRIEAQRRYDRAVTIEKLQSDMVKKERQRLVNGRTTTFQALGFEQNLALSQIQRVRSQLMLLQIHNIIKTFEVQ